One segment of Erigeron canadensis isolate Cc75 chromosome 2, C_canadensis_v1, whole genome shotgun sequence DNA contains the following:
- the LOC122588451 gene encoding cyclin-D3-3 — MVSPQNPFIFDNFLFCDEQENFDFSSSNHHYSQILNDDNKDPTFTQQYLLWDEDELTSLLSKQKSVTHLVVFDDLRQECVDWMVKVCSHYGFVAKTTILAVDYFDRFLITSSFQNDNNKPWMYQLVAVASLSLAAKVEEIQAPLLLDLQIEGTKFVFESKTIMKMELLVLSSLEWKMNPVTPLSFFDYIMRRLNLMTHNLQYEFLRRCERILLSVINDSRFQGFLPSVMAASIMCIVSKEIEPDNVLDYQNQLMRLLDISEENLAVCSKFITDVSHNHGSCYFPTHKRRYSSVPGSPSGVVDAYFSSDNSNNSWAIASSVSSSPEPPFKKNRALEQQMRLTPANRVSISVLSNPH; from the exons ATGGTCTCTCCCCAAAATCCTTTTATCTTTGATAATTTCCTTTTCTGTGATGAACAAGAAAACTTTGATTTTAGCTCATCAAATCATCATTATTCTCAAATCttgaatgatgataataaaGATCCAACCTTTACACAACAATACCTTTtatgggatgaagatgagcttACTAGTCTTTTGTCCAAACAAAAAAGTGTTACACATTTGgttgtttttgatgatttgagaCAAGAATGTGTTGATTGGATGGTTAAGGTTTGTAGTCATTATGGTTTTGTTGCTAAAACCACCATTTTGGCTGttgattattttgatagatttttaaTCACTAGTTCTTttcaaaatgataataataaaccATGGATGTATCAATTAGTTGCTGTTGCTTCTTTGTCTTTAGCTGCTAAAGTTGAAGAGATCCAAGCCCCCCTTTTGTTGGATTTGCAA ATTGAAGGAACAAAGTTTGTGTTTGAGTCCAAGACTATTATGAAGATGGAACTTTTGGTATTGTCTTCTCTTGAATGGAAGATGAACCCTGTAACCCCTCTTTCGTTTTTCGACTACATTATGCGTAGGCTTAATTTAATGACTCATAATCTGCAATACGAGTTCCTGCGAAGGTGCGAACGGATTCTTTTATCGGTTATCAACG ATTCAAGGTTTCAGGGGTTTCTTCCATCTGTGATGGCTGCTTCTATAATGTGCATTGTTAGTAAGGAGATTGAGCCCGATAACGTGTTAGATTATCAGAATCAGCTTATGCGGCTTCTCGATATATCTGAG GAAAACTTAGCGGTGTGTTCCAAATTCATCACAGATGTATCACATAATCATGGAAGTTGCTACTTCCCAACTCACAAACGGAGATACTCTTCGGTTCCTGGAAGCCCAAGTGGTGTAGTTGATGCGTATTTCAGCAGTGATAACTCCAACAACTCATGggcaattgcatcatcagtgTCATCATCACCAGAACCTCCATTCAAGAAGAACCGAGCTCTAGAGCAGCAAATGAGATTGACTCCAGCCAATCGTGTATCCATCAGCGTTCTTAGCAACCCTCATTGA
- the LOC122589006 gene encoding probable LRR receptor-like serine/threonine-protein kinase At4g37250, whose product MNKKTMASHYIFLPIIALFFVNQSFGLTTDGVLLLSFKYSVLTDPFGVLDNWNYSDESPCSWNGIVCGTPGDPAANNRVTAVSLPNSKIIGFIPANLGLIQHLTKLDLSNNSINGSMPLSLYNSTKLKYLDFSNNLISGELRELVKGWKSLELLNISDNSLSGQLPENLGVLTNLTVVSLKNNYIHGNVPTGFNSVTFLDLSANLINGSLPKDFGSSDLVYFNISHNRISGEIPPEFANKIPTNATVDLSYNNLTGPIPESSVFFNQNQTSFSGNSELCGKPLKNLCLIPSSASTPPNVTSSPPAIAAIPKTAESSRSTNNNNKSSKSGFKTVTIVGIVVGDVVGIAILATVFIYIIKRRKKVAPQKSENRTNKEFDWASSSEDQEHKWLRSSLPCLTKQKVPEDESSSNVSTTSESDEENDVILAASKNAKTEDSKGELVTVDGEKELELETLLKASAYILGATGSSIIYKAVLDDGTALAVRRIGESGLERFRDFENQVRVIAKLVHPNLVRIRGFYWGADEKLVIYDYVPHGSLANARYRKAGSSPCPLPWEVRLKIAKGTARGLMYIHDKKQVHGNLKPSNILLGSDMEPKIGDFGLERLVVGENSCKVGGSSRNFGSKRSTASRDSFQDVTVGSNPSPSPSAMGCISPYYAPESLRSIKPSAKWDVFSYGVVLLELLTGKVIISDEFGPASMTWSSPLTDEEKVKVLRMADVAIRSDVEGKEETFFTILKIGYNCISPVPQKRPHMKEILHALDKFPSASSSYYFGHI is encoded by the exons ATGAACAAAAAAACCATGGCCAGCCACTATATTTTCCTACCAATTATTGCTCTGTTTTTTGTTAATCAATCATTTGGATTGACAACTGATGGTGTTTTATTACTCTCATTCAAATATTCTGTTTTAACCGATCCTTTTGGTGTTTTAGATAATTGGAATTACTCCGATGAATCACCGTGTTCTTGGAACGGTATCGTTTGTGGCACTCCTGGTGACCCGGCTGCTAATAACCGGGTCACTGCAGTGTCACTACCTAATTCAAAAATTATCGGTTTCATTCCCGCCAATCTTGGTTTGATTCAACACCTTACTAAACTCGATTTATCAAATAATTCAATCAACGGGTCTATGCCGTTATCATTATACAACTCAACGAAACTCAAATACCTCGATTTTTCAAATAATTTGATATCGGGGGAGCTTCGTGAGCTTGTTAAAGGATGGAAAAGTCTCGAGCTTCTCAACATTTCCGATAATTCGTTATCCGGTCAGCTTCCAGAAAATCTAGGTGTTTTGACCAACTTAACGGTTGTTTcgttaaaaaacaattatattcaCGGGAATGTACCAACAGGGTTTAATTCCGTTACGTTTTTAGATCTATCTGCGAATTTAATCAATGGTTCGTTACCTAAAGATTTTGGCAGCAGTGATCTTGTTTATTTTAACATTTCGCACAACAGAATTTCGGGCGAAATTCCCCCGGAATTCGCTAAcaaaattccaacaaacgcgaCAGTCGATTTGTCTTATAATAACTTAACTGGCCCGATACCTGAGTCAAGTGTTTTTTTCAATCAAAACCAAACATCTTTTTCAGGAAATTCTGAGTTATGTGGGAAACCGTTAAAAAACTTGTGTTTGATACCTTCTTCGGCATCTACACCGCCAAATGTGACGTCATCACCACCAGCTATAGCCGCGATCCCAAAAACCGCAGAGTCGTCTCGgtcaacaaacaataataataaatcatcaAAATCCGGTTTTAAAACCGTGACGATTGTTGGTATTGTTGTTGGGGATGTTGTTGGCATCGCGATTTTGGCGACGgtttttatttacattataaaGAGGCGCAAAAAGGTTGCGCCTCAGAAGTCAGAAAACAGGACTAATAAGGAATTTGACTGGGCGTCATCTTCGGAAGACCAAGAGCATAAGTGGTTACGTAGCTCATTGCCTTGTTTGACTAAACAAAAAGTCCCGGAAGATGAGTCGTCATCAAACGTAAGCACGACTTCTGAAAgtgatgaagaaaatgatgtgATACTTGCGGCGTCTAAAAATGCTAAAACCGAGGATTCTAAAGGGGAATTGGTGACGGTTGATGGCGAAAAGGAGTTGGAGTTAGAGACGCTATTGAAAGCGTCGGCGTATATACTCGGTGCCACCGGGTCGAGTATTATATATAAGGCGGTTTTGGATGATGGGACCGCGTTGGCGGTCAGGAGAATTGGGGAAAGCGGGTTGGAACGGTTTAGGGATTTTGAGAACCAGGTTCGGGTTATTGCTAAATTGGTGCACCCAAACCTGGTCCGGATTCGTGGATTTTATTGGGGTGCGGACGAAAAGCTTGTTATCTACGATTACGTTCCTCATGGCAGCTTAGCAAACGCACGTTATC GAAAGGCTGGATCTTCACCTTGTCCGCTACCTTGGGAGGTAAGACTCAAGATAGCGAAAGGAACGGCTCGGGGGCTAATGTACATCCATGACAAAAAACAAGTACATGGGAACCTCAAGCCGAGTAATATTCTGTTAGGCTCTGATATGGAGCCTAAGATTGGAGATTTCGGGCTTGAAAGATTAGTTGTGGGTGAAAATAGTTGTAAAGTTGGGGGTTCATCTAGAAATTTTGGTAGCAAGAGGTCAACTGCATCCCGTGACAGCTTTCAAGATGTCACGGTTGGGTCAAACCCCAGCCCAAGCCCTAGTGCAATGGGGTGCATATCACCATATTATGCCCCCGAATCACTCAGGAGTATAAAGCCTAGTGCAAAATGGGACGTTTTTTCGTATGGTGTTGTGTTGCTAGAACTATTAACGGGAAAGGTCATCATCTCAGATGAATTTGGACCTGCTAGCATGACATGGAGTTCCCCATTGACGGATGAAGAAAAAGTTAAGGTGTTACGAATGGCTGACGTGGCAATTCGTAGTGACGTGGAAGGGAAAGAGGAAACATTTTTCACGATTTTGAAAATAGGTTATAATTGTATATCTCCGGTACCACAAAAGAGACCGCACATGAAAGAGATCCTTCACGCTCTCGACAAATTCCCCTCTGCATCTTCTTCGTATTATTTTGGTCACATATAA